CATCATCGACAATATTTACAGAAATATTTTGGGCAGCAGTATCACCATCATTATCTTTGGCAATAACCGCGAAATTCAATGTTTGATCATCAGCATTCACCGCATGATCAATTGGTCCTTTTAACTCAAATGAGTAGGTACCATCTCCATTTATTGTCAGGACAAATACATCCTGAGCAGAGGTTGAAGCGGTATAGGTATAAGTATTTGTTGCGCTGTCATAGGTTTCGCTCAGTGATACCGCCAAGCCATCGGACTTCAAACCCGCTACTGGATTAGAGTTCGTATCGAGTCGGTATTCAACCACCGTATCTGCACCTTCAGTTACAGTAAACTGACCGTTTGCCGTCAAAGAAGCCGCGTCTGGTGAGGAACCTGAAGCGAGGTCATCTTCGTCAAGAGACAAAGCGTCAGCACCGCTAATCGTCGGTGCATCATCTTTCACTTGGATGAGAATCTTGCCTGCTTGTTCAGAACCCGTACCACCAGCTAATTCAGAACGGTCACCATCCGCATCAACCGCGTAAACTGGGAGTTCAATCGTCAATGACTCATCGCTCACACCTAAATGATCAAGCTGTTCAAACAAGGTAAATTCGTAATCACCCTGCGCAGGTGAATCCACCTTAATTTCGAACACTGTGACACGGCTTCCGTTGAGCTCAATCACACCTTCATACGTTCGAACACCGTTCTCATTAGCCTTTATCTCAAGGGTGACCTGCTGTCCCTGTGAAGTCAGTGAGCCATCGATATTGAACTCGCTTGGCTCCAGTTCAAAGTGATCGATAATATCGCTGCCTGCGGTGGCTGTAATAGAACCACTACCCGAGACTGCTACTGTGCCGACTTGCGAACCACCAGCGACACCTGATTCATCAAGGCTCAACCCATCAACATTGGTAATAACAGGGTTGTCGCCGTCAGTAATCTCAATATTAATGTCATTAGTTACCGTATCCTGATCGTAATCTACGATAGTGGTAGGCAGCGAAAGAGAAATCGTATCAGAGCCATTGTGTTCCAGAGGTTTAAACTGCTGGTACTCATACTGCCCCTGCGTATCAACGCTAACCGTCAGTACGGTCTCCCTGAACCATCAGCCGTTAACGTAATTGTTGTCCCGTCATCTGACAGCGTTGCCGTCGTGGTTTGATTATCACTGAGTAAGCCATCAAATTGCTGAAGTGCAGAACTGTCAAACCTTACTGAGGCCAGTGCATCACTGCCAATTTCAACGAATTCACCTTGAATCAAGGTTGAGTCAGACTCGACGTTCTGAACATTGGTCGTTTGAGGTGTTGGATTAACGCCATCGCCGATTGAAACCTGTGCATCAATCGGTGCTTGGATGGCATTGCCACCAGAATCAGCACCAGTAATTCCAAAGCTGACTACGATCTGATCATCGCTGATCGCGACTTGTCCACCACCAACAGAATCTAGATGATCAATAGGTTGGCTTACTGTTGTGGTCAGTTCTAGGCTGACATCTTTGCCAACCGAGGTGGTATCAATATCAATGCGCAGTACTTCGCCTTGGTCGTTGACACCAATAATCGCATTTTCAGCGGCGTCATAAGTAAACGTAACGGCTTCGCCTGACGAGCTAATATCAGAGTTGAGTTCAGCCAGCAGACTGGCGAGGGATGCCGATTCAGGGGTAAAACTAGCAGCATCGAGGGGAAGATCGCCCGCGAAAATAGTGACTGTTGTTGTTGCTGTTTGTGGGTATGTGCCACCTGATAGAGAACCTTCTGTCAAGGTTTCTGAAATGCTTTGACCGCCGGCAGCAAATACTAACGTTCTTAGCTCATCCTCTGTCTCTTCTGCATCGTCTTGTGCTTGCGCAGATGTTTCGAAGAAAGTGCTTGCCAACACCTCGGTACCATTATAGTCAATAGTAACAAAGCCTCCATTAGCCGAACTAGCGCCACCAGCTCCTGCTGCTGTCGCTTCTAGAATTTGAGTCGGGTCAGCCCCTTCCAAAATTGCGTCTTGAATCGCTGCAATATCACCCTCACTCAACGCATCGTCGCCGATTTGAGTAAAGTCAAATCCAATGTCGCCGTTCACTTGTTCAGTATGCCAAGCGTTACCAGCAACATTATCCAACTCTAAAGAGATAGTATTTTCATCTACAAATGAAGCGACACCGCCAGCATTCAGTACCACAGAAGCATGACGAGCGGTGATCATTATTTCATTCGACTGGATAGTCTCGCCTTGAACGACTTTTCTCGCAGTACCATCTGGCTTAACGGCAATGACGTCACCATTTACTTCTTCTACGATACGAGCCTGGCGTACAATTTCGACTTCCATACTTATCCCCTCAATCTGACTAAGCCAGTCAACAGCAATTAAGAAATTTAATAATATTTAACGAGCGTATTGGCGACAAAAATATCAAAATTTGTACGTGATTCCAGTGCTTATTACCGCATTAGGGCCATTGATCGTTATTAGAGTAAGTATAGTCCGAATCACACACCACTTAGCCTTAGCTAACTGCATGATATTCAACAATTAACTCAAAACCACACTCAAATTTCTCACAAGTGAGAAATTTGAGTAAAAATTACCTTAAACCTCAAAATAGGGCTTTGAAAAACACAGCCTTTGATAGATAACTCTTCAAGTAAATAAAATACTATACGGACATTGATGTCTCTATGAATGACAAAATTCAGCGATACTTGGCTAATGGAAGAGAAGTTTTCGCACACTTACCCAATTTGTTTCCCATCGCAGGCCTATTCGGTGCGGTCTTTATCGTATCCTTGATTTGGAACTATCACCAAACGCGAGAACAAGCAATCCTCGACGGAAAACACTCCGTGACCACGCTGGAGAACTATATCGACCGAGTCGCTAGCGATTTAATTGTCCTAAAGCAAAATGTAACCACTTTATGTAGCGAAGCAGATAAGCTCGCCCTTCGCGCTCATATGTTTCATTCTGATATGATTAAAGAAATTGGTTTGTATAACGGGTCCAATGTCTACTGCACCAGTAACGAAGGACGAACTCGTATTCGTTTATTTTCTTCGGTGTTGCAACGAATTTCAGACTCATCAAATAACATCACCATTTCTCTGACCAAATCTAAGAGCAAACTCAATTCATTTTTCATTTATGTCTCTTCCAATGACGGAACAGGCATAAACGCCCTATTGCCACCTGTCCAGTTTCTTCAGCAAACGTCCTCACTGTTAGATAAGCAACATTACGGGTATCAGATTCAAGTCCTCAATCGAAGTATTCAAGGGCAACATCAGATTTCTGGATATATGACGACTCCGTTTAACTTTTCATCACAACTCTATCCGTTGTCTGTCAAAATCCAACTTGATAGCGCCGCCTATCTTTATCACTACCAACAAAATATTTGGCTGATCGTGTTATTCGCTTTCGGCCTGTCACTGATTTATATCCTGCTTCGGCATCACACTCTTGTTAGACATTCGATTGAGTTCTGCCTGAGTAAGGCCATTAGCGAACGTCAAATCGAACTGTACTTACAACCTATTGTGGATATCGAAACACGTAACGTCGTCGGTAGTGAAGCCTTACTGCGTTGGGAACATCCATTGAAGGGCAGTATTTCTCCGGAAATTTTTATTCCCTTGGCAGAGAAATTGGATCTTATTGATGACTTAACTCGTCACACCTTTCAATCAGTAACAGAGTTTTTATCACAAAATGGTCCTAGCCTAGGCAATCATTATATTAGTATTAACCTAAGCCGCACATCGTTACTCAAACCCGACTTTATGGCCTTTCTCAAGTCTTATGCGCAAGAAAAACCGGCTTTTGTGTCGCACATTCTGCTAGAAGTCACGGAAAACCTCGATTTCCCTGCAGAGCAACTAAAGGACGCACTCAGTTCTCTACAACAAATAAGCCAGCTCGGATTCGAAGTCGCAGTCGATGATTTTGGTACCGGATACTCTGGGTTGAATTTGATAAGACAGCACAAGTTTAATGTGATGAAAATAGATAGAGTTTTCATTAATAGCTTAGGCGAAGACACCCAAATCAAACCTGTAATCCAATCGATGGTGAACTTAGCAAAAGAGCTCAACATTAAAATTATTGCTGAGGGAGTAGAAAACGAACTTCAAATCAGCCAATTAAACGAACTTGGTGTCCGTTACATCCAAGGCTTTTACTATTCAAGACCAATAAAGCCTGAGGCACTTGTTGAATACACTGTCACTCCGTTTAGCGTACGCTTTGCCCATCGTTATGTCTGTTACTAAAAAGGAGCCAGCAGCACTCGCTCCTTTTGTCTTTCCATTGAGAATGGTTATGCCACACCATGACCTTTGGAGGCGACCCAAACCCGATACCACTGTTCACGCGTAAGCTCAATATCCATCGCTTCAAAAGCGCTTTTCACGCGTTCAATTTTTCCTGAACCAATAATTGGCAGAGGTCGCGCTGGTAGTCGACTTACCCATGCGTAGATGATTTGATCGATACTCTGCGCACCGACTTCACATCGGATTGCTTCTAGCACATCACGAACACGTTGCGCCTGCTCGGTTGCACCAGTAAAGATGTTCCCTCCACCGAGACAAGACCATGCCATTGGTCGCACGCGCTTCATTTGAAGCTGATCTAATGTACCATCATGGGCAACCTCAAAATTCAGTGGATTGATTTCAATCTGGTTAGTAACGAGCGGTTTCGCCACGCGTGACTGTAGAAGATCAAACTGACTTGGAGTGAAGTTAGACACGCCAAAGTGCTTCACTTTGCCAACTTTATGCAATTCACTAAACGCATCAGCCACTTCATCCGCATCCATCAGTACATCTGGTCTGTGGATAAGCAGCACATCGATCTGATCTATGTTCAGGCGTTCAAGCGAATTGTTTACAGATTCATAAATATGCCCCGCACTGGTGTCATAATGGTTGACCTTGCGTAGAGGAAATTTGTCGGTACAGAGCTTAATATCACACTTAGTGACAATCTGGAGCTCATCGCGAACGGAAGGATCTAGCTTCAACGCTTCACCGAATAGCGATTCACATTCGTAATTGCCGTAGATATCGGCGTGGTCGACCGTGGTAATACCTAACTCAATGTGTTGCTTGAGAAAAGACAATCGTTGCTGAGGCGTCATACCCCATTCTGCAAGACGCCAGTAACCCTGAACCAGTTGAGAAAACTCTGGGCCTTGCGGCGCAATTGTGACTTTAGACACCATCACTTACCTCCTAATAAAAACTGCCTTTACAGTATTCTTGTTTAATTCAATGCTCAACGTATACTGACAACAAATTCGAACCAGAGTACGAAAAATTGAGTTTCTCCAAACGGCTAAAACAATTGATTGGTGAAGAGTCAGTTTCTGGCTTTGCCCGCCGAGTCGAACTTTCAGAGGCCCTTATTCGCAAATATCTCAACGGCAGTGAACCTAGTTTGTCGAAAGCAAACCAAATAGCCATGAAAGCCAACTGTTCACTTGAATGGCTGGCCACTGGCTGCGGGTACCTATATAGACAAGCGGAAGTGGTCGACATGGATGCCTATGTAGTAGCCTATCGATACGTTCATGGTTTTGAGCCCAAAGACCATGAACAACACCGCCATGTCATTGCAGGCTATCAATATCTGCGAGGCCACAAAAAAGCCGATGGCTACCTGGATGAATCTGCCATGGTGCAATTTTTAAATCTGCAGATAAAGGCACAACGCTGAAACTGTCATTTGCATAATACAAAGGATGACTACTGTGATATTGAGCAAACTTTAGGGCGTAGACTAAGGGAATGATGTCAGCTTGAAGAAATCGGCTTAACCTTGTTGAAACAACAATCAAGGAATGAACGTGAAGCCAACACATCTCTCTCTTGCTGTGCTGACTGCCTTAATCAGCTTATCAAGCTTAGCCACGCCGACTCTTACCATTTCAACCACCACCACAAGTCGGGACTTCCCTTTAAGCGCATCGGATCCATTGGTCCTGCCTCTCAAAAAAGAAACTTATCAAGTTAATATATCTGGGATTGGTGGTACGTGCCCATCAGTAGCAGAACAGAAAGTTAAGTTTCGTAAGCCACTCAACCTGAATTGCAGCAGCGACACTGAATTATCGGTTAACATCCGCTTCAGTGGTGATTACTCCTTTGCCTACGATGATACTCAACACACAATAACAATCGCTCGAGAAACTAAGAAAGTGGCAGCCAAGACGTTTACCCGCCCTATCCCCGATGTTGTTTGCGAGCAATACAAAGGGGGAGAGGTGATACTCTCTTTAGGTGGCACCTTCAGTGACGGTACTCAATTAAGAGAAGCATTTTCAAATCAACTCCTTACCGTACAAAACAACCAAGTCAGATTAACGCCCTCCCCGAACAGTGGTGGACTTGTTCTACTTGAACAGGCCGACACCAGCGCTTCCTCTGCGCAATTCAACTATCGAAACGCCAATATCTATTTCGCGATGGTAGATCGATTCAACAACGGAGATACATCCAATGACCACAGCTATGGTCGAAAGAAAGATGGCAAACAAGAGGTAGGCACTTTTCATGGAGGGGATCTCAAAGGACTAACTGAAAAGCTCGATTATATTCAGAGCCTTGGCACTGACGTGATCTGGCTTTCTCCTATCGTAGAGCAAGTCCATGGCTTTGTCGGTGGTGGAGAGAAAGGCAGTTTTCCATTCTACAGCTACCATGGCTACTGGACTCGTGATTTCACTAAAATTGACCAAAACTTTGGTAATGAAGAAGATCTAAAACAGTTGGTCACACAGGCTCATAAGCGCGGTATGCGTATCTTCCTAGACGCCGTGGTCAATCATTCAGGTTACTCGACACTGGCAGACTTACAGTTCGACAATATAAACGTTGTTAACACCGAAAATATGCCCGATAAATGGCAAGACTGGGTGCCCAAATCAGGGCAGAACTGGCATAGTTTTAATGATTCGGTTGAATACATAAGTTCAAACTGGCATCAGTGGTGGGGTAAAGACTGGGTTCGTGCAGGGTTGCCAGGCTACAGCAAACCCGGCTCAAGCGACATCACAATGACACTGGCTGGCTTACCTGATTTTTTAACCGAGTCTAAGCAGCACGTAACGCCACCAGAATGGTTACTCAACAATCCAGGAACCCGCGTTCAAGCACGCGAAAGCTACACTGTATCTGACTACCTCATCGAGTGGCAAACCGACTGGGTAAAGCGATTTGGTATTGATGGGTTTCGAGTTGATACCGTTAAACACGTTGAAGGAGATGTGTGGAAACGGTTGAAAAGCGAGGCAACAAACAGTCTTGAGCAATGGCGTACCAACAATAACCAGACCGGACAGCCTTTCTGGATGCTGGGAGAAGTATGGGGACATTCTGCTTACCGCTCTCCTTATGCTGACCAAGGTTTCGATGCGCTAATCAACTTTGATATGCAGAAGAAACTCGACAAAGGTGCCGCTTGCCTGAGCCAAATGCAGGAGACCTATCAAAACTACGCTGATTCAATGCAAGAAACGCCAGACTTTACCCCTGTCAGCTACATGTCTTCACACGACACAGAACTGTTTTTCAGTCGCTTCAACTCATTTGAGATGCAGCGTAACGCCGCCAACGCTTTATTACTTAGCCCCGGCGCTGTTCAGGTTTACTACGGTGATGAAGTGGGAAGAGAGTTAGGCCCCTATGCTGATGACTTCCATCAAGGCACTCGCTCTGACATGCTGTGGAAGCTAAGTAAAGAACGCCAACAGCTTCTCAAGCACTGGCAAACGTTAGGCCAGTTCCGTCAATCCCATCCTGCAATAGGAGCTGGTGTACACAAAGAAATTGGCAACAATTCAGCCTATGTTTTCTCTCGGAGTTTGGAAGGCGACACGGTGGTTGTAGGTTTCGTTGGTAAATAAATATACAAGGGCTATCTACCGAGAGCCCTTGTTCAAATTAGCCAGATTAAGGTTCGTAGTTTGGATTGATTAATGAATATCGATATTGCTGATCTTTCTGTCCTTCCGCTGCAATATAAAGTAAGAACAGTCCTGTATGACCGATGCCACATTTGAGATCGCAAGGGACCTCATAATCTAGCTTCAAAGCAGGTGGAGGTGATGTACTATCGACCTTTACATCAATCGGGTCTTGGTTCATCTCATTGCGCGAGTCATCGTACTTGGGCAGAGTGTAAATAAACAAATCACTCTCGCTTTGGGCTGCGTGAGTCCATGGGGATAAAGCCAAGCATAATATGACAGTCCAGATACTCTTTGACGTTCGCTTCATGAATCATTGGGGTCGATAAGTTTGATTGCCATAATATATTAAACAGTGTTCAATTAAACCCCTAAAACGAAAAAAGCTCCCGACTTGGGAGCTTTTCTTACCAATAAGGATAGGTTATTTGTTACGACGAGCTTCTACCGCATCGGCTAACTGGCGAAGAACCTTTTCAGTGTCTTCCCAACCAATACACGCATCAGTGATAGACTGACCATAAGTTGGCGCTTGACCATCAACAAGATCTTGACGACCTTCAACAAGATGCGACTCAATCATTACACCAAAAATAGCCTCTTCACCTGCAGAAATTTGACCCGCTACATCTTCCGAAACCAACATCTGGCGCTGGTACTGCTTCGAGCTGTTCGCATGGCTAAAGTCGATCATCACCTTCTGAGGCAGACCTGATGCTTCAAGTTCAGATTTAATCGCACCCACATGTTCAGCGCTGTAGTTAGGCTCTTTTCCACCACGTAGGATGATGTGACAGTCTGGGTTACCAGCAGTTTCAACGATTGCAGAGTGACCGTACTTAGTGACTGACAAGAAGTGGTGAGAAGCACTCGCACTGCGGATTGCATCCGATGCAATTTTGATGTTGCCATCCGTGCCGTTTTTGAAGCCGACTGGGCAAGAGATACCTGAAGCCAGTTCACGGTGTACCTGAGATTCAGTCGTACGTGCGCCGATAGCACCCCAGCTGATTAAGTCTGCAACATACTGCGGAGTGATCATATCGAGGAATTCACTCGCCGTTGGTAGGCCAAGATCAGTGAGATCCAGCAGCAACTTACGACCCATGCGCAGGCCATCATTAATCTTAAACGTGTCGTTCAAGTACGGGTCATTTATCAAACCTTTCCAGCCCACTGTTGTACGTGGCTTCTCAAAGTAAACTCGCATCACGACTTCTAGACGGTCGCCCAGCTCATCACGCAGTACTTTCAATCGTTTACCGTATTCAATTGCCGCTTCCGGATCGTGAATAGAACAAGGACCAACGATAACCAGAAGTCGGTCATCATCGCCATTTAAAATTTTAGAGATTGCTTCACGAGAGCGAAAAGTCGTTGAAGACGCAGTTTCAGTCGCCGGAAACTTCTCTAAAACAGCTACTGGCGGTAATAATTCTTTTACTTTGCTAATTCGTACATCATCAGTCTGGAACATTGCTACGTCTTCCTATTTATCTTGGCTTGAACACCGCACCAAAAATCAGTGGTGCATAAATGCTCTGTTTTGTTTTTCGTCTTCCCTGTAACTTATCTATCAAAAACGATGCTTGCAACCACTTTTTTCAACAAAAGGCAATATTTCTTCTATTTTTACATTTTACACTCAATGTAAACTTTAAATTACATGCGATTTAAAGTGAGCAATATCAGGCTTTCAAGCTCTATTTGAAGCACGTGAGATGCAATATCCCTTTGATATTGTTAAGGTGTTAATATAAATAAACGCAAATAAAGAATCGGCATGAACGCCATCGATTTTACACACGTCAACAAGTGGTACGGCCATTTTCAAGCACTAAAGGATATTAATCTTTCAGTGAAAAAAGGAGAAAAGCTGGTCGTTTGTGGTCCTTCAGGATCAGGCAAGTCAACCTTAATTAGAGCCATCAATGGGTTGGAAACCATCTCAACAGGCAATGTTCAGATATTCGGCCAACCTATATCCGCTGCACCGCCGGGGAAAGTCGGCATGGTTTTTCAGCATTTTAATCTTTTTCCTCATTTAACCGTATTAGATAACCTGACGTTGGCACCAGTGCGCACATTGAAACATTCGAAACAGCAAGCCATCGATACTGCCATGCAGTTCCTTAAGCGCGTCAATATCTCGGAACAAGCACACAAGTATCCCGTTCAACTGTCTGGCGGACAGCAACAACGTGTCGCCATTGCACGCTCTTTGTGCATGAAACCCGAGATTTTGTTGTTTGATGAACCAACCTCTGCTCTGGATCCAGAGACCATTAAAGAGGTTTTGCAGGTCATGATTGACTTGGCCTCCGATGGCATAACCATGGTGTGTGTGACGCATGAAATGGGCTTTGCCCGTGAAGTTGCCGATAGAGTGATATTTATGGATCAAGGAGAAATATTAGAAATGGCCACCCCAAAACAGTTGTTCAGTGCGCCTCAACATCCGAGAACACAACAATTTCTTGAGCAAATTCTGAGTCACCAATGATCAGCCGAATTTTTAAGCCTGTGTTATCAGCCTTCGCTCAAATCATACTACTAGGCTTGGGGCTATGGTGGCTACTGGATTCTGGGGCGAAAGCGATAGACTACCAATGGCAATGGCATCGAGTACCTGACTATCTCGCCTTCTATGAAGATGGCCAGTGGTGGCCTGCTGAACTGCTCGAAGGCTTGTGGATCACCATCCAAATATCAACGTGGAGCCTTTTTTTTACTCTGCTGATTGGTATGTTGACGGCCTTCCTCAAGCTTTCACAATCGATTGTAGGTCGAGCCATTGCAAATACTTATATTGAACTGATTCGCAATACGCCGCTTTTGGTTCAAATTTATCTGTTGTACTTCATCTTTGGGCCAGTGATAGGCCTAGATAGATTTGCGACTGCGATTTTGGCGCTATCGCTTTTCCAAGGTGCCTACACCGCTGAGATTTTGCGTGGAGGCCTGAACAGCATCTCTAAAGGTCAGTTTGAGGCGGCTAAATCCCTAGGGCTCAGTCCTTTCTCTACCTATTACGACGTTATCTTCCCGCAATTACTGCAAAGAACGTTACCGCCTTTGACCAATGAGGTGGTTTCTCTGGTTAAGAACTCGTCAATTGTCAGTGTAATGGCCATATTCGACCTAACAACAGAAGGAAGGAATATTGTTTCGGAGACCGCGATGCCATTTGAGATTTGGTTTAGCGTCGCAGCGATATATCTTTTGCTCACACTCTCTCTATCGGCAATCTCCGCTTGGCTAGAACACAAACTTGGCGCCCAATGGCGTACCCACCAATAAGGAAATCAAATGAAACACTTAGGACAAAAGGTTCGCTCGTTAAGGGCATTCAAACAAACCATCACAGCACTAGTTGGGTTAGCTATTACACTCCCTACACTCGCCAGTAACACGCCAAATTTAGATAAGATTAACGAACGCGGTACGTTACGCGTCGGAATGTCGACCTTTGTTCCATGGGCAATGCGCGACAAGCAAGGGGATTTAATCGGCTTCGAGATCGATGTAGCTGAGCGACTTGCCGCAGATTCTGGCTGGAAAGTAGAATTTATACCTACTGCTTGGGATGGCATCATTCCAGCGCTGCTGGCGAAAAAATTTGACGTCATTATCGGCGGAATGAGCGTGACTCCCGAACGCTCCAAGAGCGTTTTATTTACCGCCCCTTATTCACACTCCGGCGTTCAGGTAGCAGCCAATAAAGAACTGGCTTCAGGCTTTTCTGAAATGAGCGATTTCAACTCTCGACGCGTTAAAATCGCTGCACGCCGCGGGGCGTTCACCGTGCAAGTCGCTCGAGAAGCTTTTCCAAAAGCTAAGATTCTTCAGTTCGATGATGATGCGCAAGCATTTCAGGAAGTCCTCAATGGTAACGCTCACGCTGTAATTGCTTCTAGCCCTAAACCTGAGCATGAAGCCGTGAAGAATGCCGACAAACTGTTTATCCCGTTTAATGAGCGCCTGTCTAAAGGCAACGAGGCGTTCGCCGTTCGTCTTGGTGAAAGCGACAAACAGGCCTTCTTCGACCAGTGGATACAAGCTCGTACCGACGATGGCTGGCTTGAGCAGCGTTATGAATACTGGTTTGCGACACTCGACTGGCAACAACAAGTGGCAACGGGTCAATAACTACATTGTGAGATCCCGAATAATTGGCGAGACATAAAGATTAGCAGGACGTTAGGTGAATAAATCGAATTTGATGACAGCCAGTGAGCACAATTTACACCGCTGGAACTTTAATAAACTTGATATCCTTTTATTGCTTGTTTTGGCTGTGTTTGGTTTGTGGCTTTACCAACGCGCTTCTATCGGAGTGAATTACACTTGGCGGTGGAGCGAAGCATTCACGTTAATCTTTACTTCACGCTCTGATGGGTCGTTGCCCTACTTCATTCAGGGTGTGATCTCGACATTACGGCTCAGTCTTTGGGGAATGCTATTGGCACTAACCTTGGGGACACTCATTGGTGTGGCGAGGCATTGTTCCATTTCCGTATTTCGCTCACTGGCCAATGTGTATATCCAGTTAATCCGAAATATTCCCCCGCTGGTCTTTGTGTTTATATTCTACTTTTTTATCTCAAATCAACTTATTCCAGCTATTGGGTTGGAAGGGATTCTAAGAGAGTACTCCGGAGAGTCGAACGCGTTGCAAT
This DNA window, taken from Vibrio neptunius, encodes the following:
- the aroG gene encoding 3-deoxy-7-phosphoheptulonate synthase AroG, coding for MFQTDDVRISKVKELLPPVAVLEKFPATETASSTTFRSREAISKILNGDDDRLLVIVGPCSIHDPEAAIEYGKRLKVLRDELGDRLEVVMRVYFEKPRTTVGWKGLINDPYLNDTFKINDGLRMGRKLLLDLTDLGLPTASEFLDMITPQYVADLISWGAIGARTTESQVHRELASGISCPVGFKNGTDGNIKIASDAIRSASASHHFLSVTKYGHSAIVETAGNPDCHIILRGGKEPNYSAEHVGAIKSELEASGLPQKVMIDFSHANSSKQYQRQMLVSEDVAGQISAGEEAIFGVMIESHLVEGRQDLVDGQAPTYGQSITDACIGWEDTEKVLRQLADAVEARRNK
- a CDS encoding alpha-amylase: MNVKPTHLSLAVLTALISLSSLATPTLTISTTTTSRDFPLSASDPLVLPLKKETYQVNISGIGGTCPSVAEQKVKFRKPLNLNCSSDTELSVNIRFSGDYSFAYDDTQHTITIARETKKVAAKTFTRPIPDVVCEQYKGGEVILSLGGTFSDGTQLREAFSNQLLTVQNNQVRLTPSPNSGGLVLLEQADTSASSAQFNYRNANIYFAMVDRFNNGDTSNDHSYGRKKDGKQEVGTFHGGDLKGLTEKLDYIQSLGTDVIWLSPIVEQVHGFVGGGEKGSFPFYSYHGYWTRDFTKIDQNFGNEEDLKQLVTQAHKRGMRIFLDAVVNHSGYSTLADLQFDNINVVNTENMPDKWQDWVPKSGQNWHSFNDSVEYISSNWHQWWGKDWVRAGLPGYSKPGSSDITMTLAGLPDFLTESKQHVTPPEWLLNNPGTRVQARESYTVSDYLIEWQTDWVKRFGIDGFRVDTVKHVEGDVWKRLKSEATNSLEQWRTNNNQTGQPFWMLGEVWGHSAYRSPYADQGFDALINFDMQKKLDKGAACLSQMQETYQNYADSMQETPDFTPVSYMSSHDTELFFSRFNSFEMQRNAANALLLSPGAVQVYYGDEVGRELGPYADDFHQGTRSDMLWKLSKERQQLLKHWQTLGQFRQSHPAIGAGVHKEIGNNSAYVFSRSLEGDTVVVGFVGK
- a CDS encoding EAL domain-containing protein, which gives rise to MNDKIQRYLANGREVFAHLPNLFPIAGLFGAVFIVSLIWNYHQTREQAILDGKHSVTTLENYIDRVASDLIVLKQNVTTLCSEADKLALRAHMFHSDMIKEIGLYNGSNVYCTSNEGRTRIRLFSSVLQRISDSSNNITISLTKSKSKLNSFFIYVSSNDGTGINALLPPVQFLQQTSSLLDKQHYGYQIQVLNRSIQGQHQISGYMTTPFNFSSQLYPLSVKIQLDSAAYLYHYQQNIWLIVLFAFGLSLIYILLRHHTLVRHSIEFCLSKAISERQIELYLQPIVDIETRNVVGSEALLRWEHPLKGSISPEIFIPLAEKLDLIDDLTRHTFQSVTEFLSQNGPSLGNHYISINLSRTSLLKPDFMAFLKSYAQEKPAFVSHILLEVTENLDFPAEQLKDALSSLQQISQLGFEVAVDDFGTGYSGLNLIRQHKFNVMKIDRVFINSLGEDTQIKPVIQSMVNLAKELNIKIIAEGVENELQISQLNELGVRYIQGFYYSRPIKPEALVEYTVTPFSVRFAHRYVCY
- a CDS encoding amino acid ABC transporter ATP-binding protein — translated: MNAIDFTHVNKWYGHFQALKDINLSVKKGEKLVVCGPSGSGKSTLIRAINGLETISTGNVQIFGQPISAAPPGKVGMVFQHFNLFPHLTVLDNLTLAPVRTLKHSKQQAIDTAMQFLKRVNISEQAHKYPVQLSGGQQQRVAIARSLCMKPEILLFDEPTSALDPETIKEVLQVMIDLASDGITMVCVTHEMGFAREVADRVIFMDQGEILEMATPKQLFSAPQHPRTQQFLEQILSHQ
- a CDS encoding amino acid ABC transporter permease, which produces MISRIFKPVLSAFAQIILLGLGLWWLLDSGAKAIDYQWQWHRVPDYLAFYEDGQWWPAELLEGLWITIQISTWSLFFTLLIGMLTAFLKLSQSIVGRAIANTYIELIRNTPLLVQIYLLYFIFGPVIGLDRFATAILALSLFQGAYTAEILRGGLNSISKGQFEAAKSLGLSPFSTYYDVIFPQLLQRTLPPLTNEVVSLVKNSSIVSVMAIFDLTTEGRNIVSETAMPFEIWFSVAAIYLLLTLSLSAISAWLEHKLGAQWRTHQ
- a CDS encoding transporter substrate-binding domain-containing protein translates to MKHLGQKVRSLRAFKQTITALVGLAITLPTLASNTPNLDKINERGTLRVGMSTFVPWAMRDKQGDLIGFEIDVAERLAADSGWKVEFIPTAWDGIIPALLAKKFDVIIGGMSVTPERSKSVLFTAPYSHSGVQVAANKELASGFSEMSDFNSRRVKIAARRGAFTVQVAREAFPKAKILQFDDDAQAFQEVLNGNAHAVIASSPKPEHEAVKNADKLFIPFNERLSKGNEAFAVRLGESDKQAFFDQWIQARTDDGWLEQRYEYWFATLDWQQQVATGQ
- a CDS encoding helix-turn-helix domain-containing protein, with the protein product MSFSKRLKQLIGEESVSGFARRVELSEALIRKYLNGSEPSLSKANQIAMKANCSLEWLATGCGYLYRQAEVVDMDAYVVAYRYVHGFEPKDHEQHRHVIAGYQYLRGHKKADGYLDESAMVQFLNLQIKAQR
- a CDS encoding aldo/keto reductase family oxidoreductase; the encoded protein is MVSKVTIAPQGPEFSQLVQGYWRLAEWGMTPQQRLSFLKQHIELGITTVDHADIYGNYECESLFGEALKLDPSVRDELQIVTKCDIKLCTDKFPLRKVNHYDTSAGHIYESVNNSLERLNIDQIDVLLIHRPDVLMDADEVADAFSELHKVGKVKHFGVSNFTPSQFDLLQSRVAKPLVTNQIEINPLNFEVAHDGTLDQLQMKRVRPMAWSCLGGGNIFTGATEQAQRVRDVLEAIRCEVGAQSIDQIIYAWVSRLPARPLPIIGSGKIERVKSAFEAMDIELTREQWYRVWVASKGHGVA